TTGGAGGAAATTCAAGAAAAATACATGACCACAATCAACCAGTCGGCTCATTCCCTTCTTGAAATTATAAATGATATTTTGGATTTCTCAAAAATTGAGGCAGGAAAACTAGAGCTTTTTATTGATTTATATGACATAAAAAAAATCTTAGGCCAAGTTTTCGATTTAATTGTTTACGAGTCTAATAAAAAGAATCTGGAACTTGAATTGAATATTGATCCCGATGTTCCTAAATATATCTGGACAGATATTGTTCGTCTCAAACAGATTTTGATTAACCTGCTTTCAAATGCGGTTAAATTTACAACTGAAGGCTCTATCAAACTAAACGTTTCAGTTTTAGAAAAGAATCATGGCAACCATTGCGTTATTCGTTTTGCGGTAATTGATACCGGAATTGGGATTCTTGAAAAAAATCAGAAAAAAATATTCAAAGCTTTTCTGCAAGAAGACAGCTCAACAACAAGAAAATTTGGAGGAACAGGATTAGGCTTAACCATATCTAACCAATTGCTTGCTTTAATGGAAAGTCGTTTGCAGCTGGAAAGTAAAATTGACGAAGGAAGTACTTTTTTCTTTGATTTAAATTTAAAAACAAGCAATCAAAGCATTAATGATAAATACAATGCCGAGCTTAAAAGTTTGAATATCGACTTAGATTCTGACGAAATAGAGACAAGCGACAACAATATTACTTTTTTAATTGTAGAAGATAATAAGGTAAATATGCTTCTTCTAAAAACAATTATAAAAAATCTATACCATAATGCTTTCATTTTCGAATGCGAAAATGGATATGAAGCCATTCAGCAATTTGAAAAAATTAATCCGACTATTATTTTTATGGATATTCAGATGCCAATTATGAATGGTTATGAAACTGCAAAAGCAATTAGAAATACCAAAAAGGGTCGCGATGTTCCAATAATTGCCGTTACAGCAGGCGCGGAAAAAGAAGAAAGAAACAAATGTATTTCGGCTGGAATGGATGATTACATTTCTAAACCAATTATGAAAGGAAGTGTTGAAGAAGCACTAGTTAAATGGCTTGGATAATCTTAATATTTAGAAAAAAACTCATGTTAAATCTTTTCATTTTTTAAAAATGATTCTGAATTTTATCATAAAAAATCTATAAATTCGTACAACGTTTTAAATAACAAGTTTAAAAACAATTCAATATGAAATGGCAAGGAAGAAGGCAAAGTGATAATGTCGAAGACAGAAGATCAATTTCTGGTGGAGGAAAAGCAATAATTGGCGGAGGAGTTATTGGGATCATCGTTTTGCTTCTAAATGTTTTTGGCGGTGAAACAGGTCAGCAAATAGCGCCAATACTCGAACAAATGCAAGGCGGACAAGGCCAACAGACCGAAGCTGCAGCTCCGTTAAGCAAAGAAGACGAAGAAATGGGAAATTATGTAAGAACTTTGTTAGCGTACAATGAAGATACGTGGACTAAGATTTTTGCAGAGCATGGAATGACATACGAAAAGCCAAAATTAGTTCTCTTTAAAGGCGCTGTACAAACTGCCTGTGGTGGAGCATCATCGGCTTCTGGCCCTTTTTATTGCCCAGGTGATCGCAAAGTGTATATGGATTTAGATTTCTTTGAAGAATTAAAAACTAAATTTGGTGCAAAAGGAGGCGATTTTGCTATTGCATACGTTATTGCGCATGAAATTGGCCATCACATTCAAACTTTAATGGGAACATCTTCTAAAATGCGTCAGATGCAGCAAGGAAAAAGTGAAGCCGAAGCCAATAAATTATCTGTCGCATTAGAGTTACAAGCTGATTTTTATGCTGGAGTTTGGGCACATGATAATCAAAAAGATCTTGATGTTGGAGATATTGATGAAGCTTTAAGTGCAGCAAATGCTGTTGGAGATGATGCAATACAGAGTAAAATGCAAGGACATGTTGTACCCGATTCTTTTACCCACGGAACTTCAGAACAAAGAATGTATTGGTTTAAAAAAGGCTTTAAAACTGGAGATATAAATCAAGGAAACACATTTGAAGAAATTCGATAATACATAAACCAAATATAATAACCACCAGAAAAGCACAACTTAGCAGTTGTGCTTTTTTTTATGAAACTCCAATAAAAAAATTCCAAATTCCAATCTCTCACGGATGAAACCATAAGTTATATCAAATTGGAATTTAAAATATTGAAATTTTCCCGAAGGGATTATAAACAAAAAAAGCCTTGAATTTCTTCAAGGCTTTCTATCTGGGTGGCTGACCGGGTTCGAACCGGCGACCCGCGGCACCACAAACCGCTACTCTAACCAGCTGAGCTACAACCACCATTTTTCTGCTTAGCGAGTGCAAATATAGAACAAAGGTTGAGTTCTACAAAGAAAAAAATGAAAAATTTTCATAAAAATCAAATCAAATTTTCTAAGCTATTGACTGCCAAACATCTTTCTACTGTAAAACCTTCTGCAAAATCTTTCCCAACTAACCTTCCTAAGTCCTGCGCACGATAATTTAAGCTTTCAAAAAAGTTTTTACTCGTAATTGGTGTCGAAGGTTCTTTTGAATTGGGATCGTAAAATTGAGTTTTGTATGCCATAATCGCTTCAATCTTCTTTTCTTCAAATCCTGTAATGTCTACAACGAAATCTGGTTCTAGATTTTTCCATTGAATATAATGATAAACCACTTTTGGTCTCCACGCTTCTTGCTGCACTCCATCAACCGAAGTTTCAATTTTCATTAACCCTGAAAGAAAACAAGAATCAGAAACCAGTTTGCTTCCTTTTCCGTGATCAATATGACGATCGTCGACTGCATTACATAATACAATTTCAGGCTTGTACTTACGAATCATTTTTATGACTTCTAATTGATGCTTTTCGTCATTAATAAAAAATCCATCACGCATTGCTAAATTTTCACGCACAACAACTCCTAAAATTTTTGCTGCATCTTTTGCTTCCTGATCTCTAGTTTCTGCTGTACCTCGCGTTCCTAGTTCACCACGCGTCAAATCTACAATACCTACTTTTTTTCCAAGGGAAACTTCTTTTAAAATGGTTCCAGCACAACCTAATTCTACATCGTCTGGATGCGCCCCAAAGGCTAATATGTCTAATTTCATTTGTTTTTTTGTTTGTTTTGTTTTGTTTCAGGTTTCAAATTTCAAGTTCTGTACGTAACCTGAAACTTGAAACTTGAAACCTGAAACTATTTTTTCAATACTCTTTTCATCGTCACCGATTTATTGACGCTTTCTTCCCATTCTTTTTCCGGAATACTTTCTTTGGTAATACCGCAGCCCATATATAAGATAGCTTTATCTTCCTGAATCTGCATGCATCGTAAATTTACAAATAAATCAGAACTAGCATTATTTCCTTCAAAAGTACTGTTCAATTCGCCTAAAAAACCAGTGTAAAAAGTTCTATCATAGTTTTCATTTTCTAAAATAAATGCTTTCGATTTCTTTTTTGGAAGTCCGCAAACAGCAGGTGTTGGATGTAACGTATCTATTACCTCTTCTAAAGTCGAATTATCTTTTAAAACCCCAGAAATATCGGTTTTAATATGCCAGATCGATCCTGCTTTTAAACTATAAGGCTCAGAAACGACAACGGAAGCCGTAAATTCTCGAAGTCTTTTTACGATAAAATCAGTCACAAATTGCTGTTCGTCTTTTTCTTTCTGCTGCCAAACAATTTCTGTTTTCTGATTATCTTTTTGTGTTCCCGCC
The Flavobacterium humidisoli DNA segment above includes these coding regions:
- the bshB1 gene encoding bacillithiol biosynthesis deacetylase BshB1, which codes for MKLDILAFGAHPDDVELGCAGTILKEVSLGKKVGIVDLTRGELGTRGTAETRDQEAKDAAKILGVVVRENLAMRDGFFINDEKHQLEVIKMIRKYKPEIVLCNAVDDRHIDHGKGSKLVSDSCFLSGLMKIETSVDGVQQEAWRPKVVYHYIQWKNLEPDFVVDITGFEEKKIEAIMAYKTQFYDPNSKEPSTPITSKNFFESLNYRAQDLGRLVGKDFAEGFTVERCLAVNSLENLI
- a CDS encoding neutral zinc metallopeptidase, translated to MKWQGRRQSDNVEDRRSISGGGKAIIGGGVIGIIVLLLNVFGGETGQQIAPILEQMQGGQGQQTEAAAPLSKEDEEMGNYVRTLLAYNEDTWTKIFAEHGMTYEKPKLVLFKGAVQTACGGASSASGPFYCPGDRKVYMDLDFFEELKTKFGAKGGDFAIAYVIAHEIGHHIQTLMGTSSKMRQMQQGKSEAEANKLSVALELQADFYAGVWAHDNQKDLDVGDIDEALSAANAVGDDAIQSKMQGHVVPDSFTHGTSEQRMYWFKKGFKTGDINQGNTFEEIR